The genomic region ATTCTGCTGTGATGATCAGAGGACTACCGCGGGGAATGCTATAGGCCTATCCATCCATTTCCCAGGGATCCCCTGGATTTGGCCCTCTGGGCACCTGCCCTCTAaacatcctctccctccctgcagtTTTCCATGGACACAGCCTAGCAGAAAGATGCAGCCTTCATGCTTCGCTGACTACTGACCTCTGACCGACCGCCTTGATGACAGCACCCTCGTGTGCCTTCCCAGTTCAGTTCCGGCAGCCCTCAGTCAGTGGCCTCTCGCAGATAACCAAGAGCCTGTATATCAGCAATGGTGTGGCCGCCAACAACAAGCTCATGCTGTCTAGCAACCAGATCACCATGGTCATCAATGTCTCAGTGGAGGTAGTGAACACCTTGTATGAGGATATCCAGTACATACAGGTACCTGTAGCTGATGCCCCTAACTCACGTCTCTGTGACTTCTTTGACCCTATTGCTGACCATATCCACAGCGTGGAGATGAAGCAGGGCCGTACTTTGCTGCACTGCGCTGCTGGTGTGAGCCGCTCAGCCGCCCTGTGCCTCGCCTACCTCATGAAGTACCACGCCATGTCCCTGCTGGACGCCCACACGTGGACCAAGTCGTGCCGGCCCATCATCCGACCCAACAGTGGCTTTTGGGAGCAGCTCATCCACTATGAGTTTCAGTTGTTTGGCAAGAACACCGTGCACATGGTCAGTTCCCCAATGGGAATGATCCCTGACATCTATGAGAAGGAAGTCCGTTTGATGATTCCACTGTGAGCCATCCCACCAGCCCCTGCATTGGAGTCAGGGGTACAGGTCTATTGTTGATTCTACACCAAGATCCAAACTTGAACATTCTACTTttgtttatacagaaaaaaacagatgatGCCTTTTATAAGCACAAGGAAAAAGAGTTGCTGTAGCTTTTAActttataatccattattttaaagagTGAACTCACTAGTTGTGAAATGGTGAAGGTCAGTTTTCTGCCCTGTGAGTGACAGGCCTCTGCTGGCCAGGGGATAGGTTGAGGCAGATGGTGCCCAGAAGAAAGAGGCCAGCACCCATTGCACATGGCAGGCCTGGAATCCTGCAGCCCTCCCCAAAACCGAGTGACCCAGGAATGAATCTGCTACAATTCCACCTCGTTCTTTCATAcccagagccagagccagagccagagcctTAAGCATCATGGTACCTCTTGCGCTTCTCACAGTAAGTGCCAATCTGCTAGATAAATGGCCTTCAGGCAGTGCTCCAGGAATCCTGGGGGGTCCCAGGCCACCTGTGCTTCCACCTTCACTACAAGTGGCCCAATTCTGGTTTTCTAGATTGTACTTATGCATAAGGTAGTTTCTAAAGAAAACATTccactgtttaatttttttttctttttttgagactgtcttgctctgtcacccatgctagagtgcagtagtgtgatgatggctcactgtagccacaacctctcaggctcaagtgatcctctttaCCTTAGCctgctgagtggctgggactacagatgtgtgccaccatgcccgcctcattttttttctttttttatagagatgaggttttactatgttgcccagactggtctcaaactcctggcctcaagcaatcctcctgcctcagcctcccaaactgttggtgagccactgcacccggataccactgtataaaaaattaaaaaaaaaaaaattgtgagtaCTATTGTACATGGCAAAGTTTCAAAGAGCTCTTGGCCATCCCTCACCAAACTTTGACGAAAGATGGTGTTGGTCCCCTTCTCCAGGGCACATGAGAAAAACAGGCCTGACATCAGGCCTCGGGTTCCTCTCTTGGGCCTTGGCTTGGAAGGCTGGAGCTTTGGACCAGTGCCCAGCCCTGTCACCTCCTCTTCATGCGACCTGGACC from Macaca thibetana thibetana isolate TM-01 chromosome 10, ASM2454274v1, whole genome shotgun sequence harbors:
- the DUSP18 gene encoding dual specificity protein phosphatase 18, producing MTAPSCAFPVQFRQPSVSGLSQITKSLYISNGVAANNKLMLSSNQITMVINVSVEVVNTLYEDIQYIQVPVADAPNSRLCDFFDPIADHIHSVEMKQGRTLLHCAAGVSRSAALCLAYLMKYHAMSLLDAHTWTKSCRPIIRPNSGFWEQLIHYEFQLFGKNTVHMVSSPMGMIPDIYEKEVRLMIPL